Below is a genomic region from Sphingomonas phyllosphaerae.
CCCAGCGCCTGCCTGCGTGTCACCTTCATCGGGCTGCTCCTCTCAGGGTAATTCGTTGTTTTGAAAACTGGTTTTCACGATCATGCCTTGCGACCCGGCGCATGACCACCCCCTTTCGCCACGCTTGCGATAACGGGCGTCCTGCCGCACAGATCGGGGCAACAATCCTGCCGGAGTTTTCCATGCGCCGTTCCGTGCTGTCGTTGCCGCTCATCGCTCTGGCCACCCTCGCGGCGCAGGCGCCCCAAACCGGAACGAAGACCCAGCCGCCCGCCGGCGGCGACATTCCCGCCGACTTCCGCCTGCCCACGATCGAGCGCGACTATATCAAGCAGGACGTGATGATCCCGATGCGCGACGGGGTGAAGCTCCACACCGTCATCGTCATCCCGAAGAACGCCACCAACGCGCCGATCGTGCTGACCCGCACGCCGTACAATGCCTCGGCGCGCGCGAACCGCAGCGACGGCCCCTCGATGCTTAACGCGCTGCCGCTCGCCGACGAGATCTTCGTCAAGGGCGGCTACATCCGCGTCTATCAGGACGTGCGCGGCAAATACGGGTCGGAGGGCGATTATGTCGTGACCCGCCCGGTGATCGGCCCGCTCAACCCCACCCCCCCAGGTAAGATCGGGGTCGATCACGTCACCGACGCCTACGACACGATCGACTGGCTGGTGAACAAGGCGAACCTGCCGCAGTCGAACGGCCGCGTCGGGATGATCGGCTCGTCCTACGAAGGCTTCACCGTCGTGATGGCGCTGCTCAACCCGCATCCCGCGCTCAAGGTCGCCGCGCCGGAAAGCCCGATGATCGACGGCTGGATGGGCGACGACTGGTTCCATTACGGCGCGTTCCGGCTCGCCAATATCGCATGGCTGGGCGGGCAGACCGGCTACAAGAGCGGCGGGCCGCTCCCGCCGACCGGCGGTTACGACGATTACGACAATTTCCGCGACAAGTCGGCGGGCGATTGGGCCAAGCAATCGGGCTACGACCAGCTGCCGTACTGGACGCGCATGTCGCAGCATCCCGCCTATGACGCCTTCTGGCAGGGGCAGGCGCTCGACAAATTGCTCGCCGCCAATCCCTCGAACGTCCCGACGCTCTGGGAACAGGGGCTGTGGGATCAGGAGGACATGTACGGCGCGATCACCGCGTGGGAGGCGCTCAAGGCCAAGGGCAAGCTCGGCAACAACTTCCTCGTGATGGGGCCGTGGCGGCACAGCCAGGTCAACCGCGAGGGCAACAGCCTGGGCCCGTTCCAGTGGAACGGCGACACCGCCGCGCAATTCCGCGAGCAGATGGTGCGCCCGCTGTTTGACCAGTATCTCAAGGACGGGCCGGCGGCGAACCTGCCGACCGCCGCGATCTACAACACCGGCGAGAACCATTGGGATCGCTTCGCCACCTGGCCACTGGCGTGCGAGCAGGGCTGCGCCGCGCCGCTGACGCCGATGTACCTTCAGGCGGACGGCGGGTTGTCGACCGCCAAGGGCGCGGCGGGCGGCGACGCTTATGTCTCGGACCCGGCCAAGCCGGTCCCGCACCTCCCGCGCCCGGTCAATTTCAACGACGGCCGCTGGGGCGACTGGCTGGTCAGCGACCAGCGCCCTGCCGATGGCCGCACGGACGTGATGACCTATATGACGCCGGTGCTGACGCAGCCGCTGCGCGTCTCTGGCGCGCCGATCGCCGATCTCTATGCGAAAACGACCGGCACCGACGGCGATTTCGTGGTCAAGATCATCGACGTGCTGCCGGCGAACGTCGCCGACGCGAAGATGGGCGGCTATCAATTGCCGATCAGCCTCGACATCTTCCGCGGCCGCTACCGCGACAGTTTCGCGAACCCCAGCGCGATCCCGGCGGGCAAGGTGCAGCGCTATCGCTTCCGGCTGCCGACCGTGAACCACGTCTTCCAGCCGGGGCACCGCGTGATGGTGCAGGTTCAGTCGAGCCTGTTCCCGCTCTACGACCGCAACCCGCAGACCTATGTGAAGAACATCTTCTTCGCGCAGCCCGGCGACTACAAGAAGGCGACCGTGACGATCGAACGCGGCGGCGCGCAGGCGAGCGCGGTGCTGCTCCCGATCGTCCCGGTGGCGCAGGGGCAGGCGCCCCAATAACCGACCGTCGCCCCGGACCTGATCCGGGGCCCCGCTTCTTCGGCAGCCGCAGCAAAAGCGGGATTCCGGATCAAGTCCGGGATGACGTGCCGCCCAACACCAGACACGCCCGCAACCCGCGCCCGTCCTCGCCCGGCGCGAGCGTCAGCGCCCCGCCATGCGCCGCGGCGATCCGCGCGACGATCGACAGCCCCAGCCCCGAGCCGCCGCTGCGCGCCTCACCCTTCCAGAAGCGTTCGCGCATCTTGACCAGCCGCTCGGGCGGGATCGGCGCGCCGTCGTCGCACACGCACAGCCGCGCGCCCGGCCCGGCGGCGACCGCGATCCGCGCCCCCGCCGGCGTATGCCGCACCGCATTGTCGATCAGATTCTCCAGCGCCAGCGTGATCGCCGCCGGCTGACCGGGGATCGCCGCGGCGCCGTCCACCTGCAACGCGATCGTCCGCCCCGACGCGAGCACCGCCGGCGCCCGCTCCGCCACCACCTTCTCTGCGAGCGTACCCAGATCGACGACCCCACCATCGTCCTGCACCGGCCGCTCCAGATCGGCGAGGCTCAGCAATTGCGCGATCACCCGCGCCGCGCGGTCGACCTGCTGCAACAGCGCCGCGCGCGCTGCTGCGTCGGTCACGGCATCGGCGCGCAGCCGGATCGTCGCCAGCGGCGTGCGCAGCTCGTGCGCGACATCTGCCGCGAACGCCGCCTGCGCCGCGAACGCCTGCTCCAGTCGGTCGAGCGCTTCATTGGTCGCCACCGCCAGCGGCTCGATCTCGGTGGGCAGCGTCCCCTGCGGCAGGCGACGGTCGAGCGCGCGCGGGCCGATCGCGGCGGCGGTCTGCGCCGCGCGTCGCATCCGCGCGCGGATCCCGCGCGTCAGCCACGCCGCGGCGAGCGGCCCCAGCATCACGAACGGCAGCAGCAACAGCACGAAGCGCTTGAGGAAGGTGGTGACGATATCGTCGGTCACCACCTCGGGCGCGGTGCTGTCCTGCGCCACCATGATCCACCGCCCGGCACCCGCCGGCCGGCTGAGCACCGCGACCCGTCCAAGCCGCACCAGTTCCGGCTGCCCCGCCAGCGGCACGTCCGCCGGCACCATCGCCCCGCGCGCGGCGAGAACATGCCGCGCGCCATCGACGATCGCCAGCGACAGCCCGCCCGCGAGCAAATCGACGCTCGCCATCGCGCGCCGCGCATCGCCGCGATCGGCGTGCAGCCGGTCGGCGACCCGCTGCGCCTGCTGGTGGAGCACCTCATGCTGGTAATGCCGCGCGACGCGGTGGAGCAGCGCCCCCACCGCGACCGGCAAGGTCACCGCGGCGGCCAGCGCGATCGCGACGTGGAGCAGCGCGAGCTGCCCGAACAGCGATCGCGGCCACCACCGCCTCATGCCGCGCTGCGCAACAGGTAACCGACCCCGCGCACCGTATCGATCCGCGCGCCGGTGCCGGCCTCGTCGAGCCGCTTGCGCAGCCGGTGGACATAGACCTCGACCGCGTTCTTCGATCCCTGATCGCCGCCCGCCCCGAACAACTGGTCCTCGACCACGCGCTTGGGCACGACATTCCCGGCTCGCCGCAGCAGCAATTCGAGCAATTCGGTTTCGCGCGTCGACAGCGTCAGCAGCGTGTCGCCGACCCGCACCGTCCGCGTCTCGACGTCGAAGGTCAGCCGCGCACACGTCAGCGACACGCCCAGATAGCCGCCCTGCCGCCGCAGCACCGCCAGCAATCGCGCATGCAGTTCGTCGGCATCGAACGGCTTGACCAGATAATCGTCCGCCCCGTCATGCAGCCCGCGTACCCGCGCCTCGACGCTGCCGCGCGCGGTCAGCACCAGCACCGGCCGCGTCTCGCCGCGCGCGCGCCGCCGCCGCAGCCACGCCAGCCCGTCGCCATCGGGCAGCCCGAGGTCGAGCAGGATCGCGGCATGGTCGACCGCCGCCATATACGCCTCCGCCTCGTCCAGCGACGCGGCATGGTCGAGCGTCAGCCCGCGTTGCAGCAACGCCGCCGCCAACGCCTCCGCCAACGCCCTGTCATCCTCGATCAATAATATGCGCAAGAACCCCCCGCAGCGCAGCAATCGTCAGGTACATGTAAGCCGGCACCGCTACGCGCCTTACGGTTCACCGTACGCAGAGTCGATCATGCACGCAGCCGACGAATCCGTTCCGCTCCCCACCGCGAGCCGCCTGTCGCGCCCGGCGCAGTGGCGCTGGCTGGCGATCGCCGCCGCCGCTTTGGTCGGCATCGTGCTGCTCGTCACGCTGATCGGCAAATGGACCCACAAGGAAGAGGCACCCCCGGCACCACCGCCGCCCGGCACCTTCCGCCCGACCCCGACGCAGCTCGCCGGGCTCCAGACGCTGCGCGTCGGCGAGGGCGGATCGGCCGAGCAATTGCTGGCGAGCGGCGCGATCACCGTCGACGGCGACCGCAGCACGCCGGTGCTGATGCCCTATGCGGGTCAGGTCGTGAAGGTACTGGTCGAGGCCGGCGAGCGCGTCGTGCAGGGCCAGCCGCTGCTGCTGGTGCGCACCGGCGACTTCGTCGAGGCGCGCAGCGGGCTGTTCGCCGCGCGCGCCGGCTATCAGAACGCGCAGGCGCAACTGGTCGCGGCGCAACGCGCGGCGGATCGCCAGAAGCAGATCTACGAGACCGCCGGCGGCGCGCTGAAGGATTACCAGCAGGCGCAGGTCGATCTCGCCGCCGCACAGGCCAGCGCGCGCACCGCCGCCGCGTCGCTGGGCGCGGCGCGTGACAAGCTCGCGGTGCTCGGCAAGACGCCCGCCGAAATCCGCCGATTGGAAAATGTCAGCGAAGTGTCGGGCATCCACGACGTCACCACGCTCCACGCGCCGATCGGCGGGCTGATCGCGACGCGCGACGTGGCCGCCGGGCAATATGTCGGGCAGGGCGGCGACAAGCCGGTGATGACGATCACCGATCCGTCGCGCGTCTGGCTGGTCGCGCAGGTTGCCGAAGGCGATGCGGAATCGATCCACGTCGGCGATGCCGCCACCGTCACCACGCCCGCGCTGCCCGGCCGCACGTTCAGCGCGCGGATCGATCTGGTCGGCGCCGCGCTCGATCCCGTGACGCACCGCTTGCCGGTGCGCGCGGCGATCGCCAATCCGGGCGGCGCGCTCAAGCCGCAGATGTTCGCCAGCTTCGCGATCCGCCGCGCCAGCGCGAGCGCGGAGATGCGCGTCCCGGCTGCCGCGGTGATCCACGAGGGCGAACAGGCACGCGTCTGGGTCGTCCAGCCGCACGGCGTGCTCGCCTCGCGCGATGTGGTGACCGGCGACAGCCAGGACGGGCAGATCGCGATCGTGAAGGGGCTCGCGCCCGGCGAGCGGATCGTCACCGCCGGCGCGCTGTTCGTCAACGAAGCGGGGCTCGGCGAGTGAACCGCCTCGTAGGGTTCGCGCTGCGTCAGCGGCTGCTGATCGTCGGCGTCTTCGTCACCATGCTGGTGGCGGGCGTCATCGGCTTCCTCAACCTCAATATCGAGGCCTATCCCGATCCGGTCCCGCCGATGGTGGAGGTCATCACCCAGACGCAGGGCCTGTCCGCCGAGGAGATGGAGCGCAACGTCACGATCCCGATCGAGGTGCAGATGGCGGGCATCCCGCATCTGACCGCGATCCGCGCGATCAGCCTGTTCGGCCTGTCCGACATCAAGATCCAGTTCAGCTACGATTACACCAACGAACAGGCGCGGCAGCAGGTCATCAACCGCCTGTCGCAGCTGCCCCCGCTCACTGGCGGCGCGCAGCCGACGCTGTCGCCGACCAGCCCGGTCGGGGAAATCTATCGCTACCGGATCGCCGCGCCCAAGGGCTATTCGGTGATGGACCTCAAGACGTTGCAGGATTGGGTGCTGCAACGCCGCTTCAAGCGCATTCCCGGCGTGATCGACGTCACCGGCTGGGGCGGCAAGCTGCGCGCCTATGACGTGGTGATCGACAACGATCGCCTCTCCGCGCACAATGTCACCGTCAACCAGGTGTTGCAGGCGATCGCGAAGAGCGACGGCAATGTCGGCGGGCAGACGATCAACTTCGGCGCACAGGCCGCGATCGTCCGCGGCGTCGGCCTGATCCAGTCGCCCTCGGGGATCGAGAACGTGCTGGTCGGCACCGCCGGCGGGCAGCCGGTGCTGGTGAAGGAC
It encodes:
- a CDS encoding CocE/NonD family hydrolase; the protein is MRRSVLSLPLIALATLAAQAPQTGTKTQPPAGGDIPADFRLPTIERDYIKQDVMIPMRDGVKLHTVIVIPKNATNAPIVLTRTPYNASARANRSDGPSMLNALPLADEIFVKGGYIRVYQDVRGKYGSEGDYVVTRPVIGPLNPTPPGKIGVDHVTDAYDTIDWLVNKANLPQSNGRVGMIGSSYEGFTVVMALLNPHPALKVAAPESPMIDGWMGDDWFHYGAFRLANIAWLGGQTGYKSGGPLPPTGGYDDYDNFRDKSAGDWAKQSGYDQLPYWTRMSQHPAYDAFWQGQALDKLLAANPSNVPTLWEQGLWDQEDMYGAITAWEALKAKGKLGNNFLVMGPWRHSQVNREGNSLGPFQWNGDTAAQFREQMVRPLFDQYLKDGPAANLPTAAIYNTGENHWDRFATWPLACEQGCAAPLTPMYLQADGGLSTAKGAAGGDAYVSDPAKPVPHLPRPVNFNDGRWGDWLVSDQRPADGRTDVMTYMTPVLTQPLRVSGAPIADLYAKTTGTDGDFVVKIIDVLPANVADAKMGGYQLPISLDIFRGRYRDSFANPSAIPAGKVQRYRFRLPTVNHVFQPGHRVMVQVQSSLFPLYDRNPQTYVKNIFFAQPGDYKKATVTIERGGAQASAVLLPIVPVAQGQAPQ
- a CDS encoding ATP-binding protein encodes the protein MRRWWPRSLFGQLALLHVAIALAAAVTLPVAVGALLHRVARHYQHEVLHQQAQRVADRLHADRGDARRAMASVDLLAGGLSLAIVDGARHVLAARGAMVPADVPLAGQPELVRLGRVAVLSRPAGAGRWIMVAQDSTAPEVVTDDIVTTFLKRFVLLLLPFVMLGPLAAAWLTRGIRARMRRAAQTAAAIGPRALDRRLPQGTLPTEIEPLAVATNEALDRLEQAFAAQAAFAADVAHELRTPLATIRLRADAVTDAAARAALLQQVDRAARVIAQLLSLADLERPVQDDGGVVDLGTLAEKVVAERAPAVLASGRTIALQVDGAAAIPGQPAAITLALENLIDNAVRHTPAGARIAVAAGPGARLCVCDDGAPIPPERLVKMRERFWKGEARSGGSGLGLSIVARIAAAHGGALTLAPGEDGRGLRACLVLGGTSSRT
- a CDS encoding response regulator transcription factor codes for the protein MRILLIEDDRALAEALAAALLQRGLTLDHAASLDEAEAYMAAVDHAAILLDLGLPDGDGLAWLRRRRARGETRPVLVLTARGSVEARVRGLHDGADDYLVKPFDADELHARLLAVLRRQGGYLGVSLTCARLTFDVETRTVRVGDTLLTLSTRETELLELLLRRAGNVVPKRVVEDQLFGAGGDQGSKNAVEVYVHRLRKRLDEAGTGARIDTVRGVGYLLRSAA
- a CDS encoding efflux RND transporter periplasmic adaptor subunit, with the translated sequence MHAADESVPLPTASRLSRPAQWRWLAIAAAALVGIVLLVTLIGKWTHKEEAPPAPPPPGTFRPTPTQLAGLQTLRVGEGGSAEQLLASGAITVDGDRSTPVLMPYAGQVVKVLVEAGERVVQGQPLLLVRTGDFVEARSGLFAARAGYQNAQAQLVAAQRAADRQKQIYETAGGALKDYQQAQVDLAAAQASARTAAASLGAARDKLAVLGKTPAEIRRLENVSEVSGIHDVTTLHAPIGGLIATRDVAAGQYVGQGGDKPVMTITDPSRVWLVAQVAEGDAESIHVGDAATVTTPALPGRTFSARIDLVGAALDPVTHRLPVRAAIANPGGALKPQMFASFAIRRASASAEMRVPAAAVIHEGEQARVWVVQPHGVLASRDVVTGDSQDGQIAIVKGLAPGERIVTAGALFVNEAGLGE